In Blastocatellia bacterium, the genomic window GCCGAAGAGATCACCTCGAAAGTCGCCGGCGGCGCGGCAGACATCGGGCTGACCGGCGAAGACCTTTTCCGCGAGCAGGCGCTCAATTCCGATCACCTGCCGCTCATCCTGCGCGAGCTGGGCTATGGCCATGCGCGGCTGGTCGTCGCCGTGCCCGCCACCTGGATTGACGTGGCTTCGATGGAAGACCTGGCCGAGCTGGCGCTGGCTTTCCGCTTAAAGCACCAGCGGACCTTGCGCATCGCCACCAAGTTTCCCAACCTGGCGCGCGACTTTCTCGCCCGCCAGGGAGTGACTGATTATGTGCTGGTCGAATCCCTGGGCGCCACCGAGAGCGCGCCTTCGTCGGGCACCGCCGACCTGATTATCGATCTGACGACTTCAGGCAAGACGCTCTCTGACAATCACCTGAAGGTCATCAAGGATGGCATCGTCGTTTCGTCGCAGGCTTGTTTGATCGGCAGCCGGCGAATCGCCACATGGGACGAGGCGCGGCTCGAACGGCTGGAAACTTTTCTGGATATGATCGAGAGCTATCTGAGAGGCCGCGACACGTTTAATATCCAGGCCGCCATCGAGCGGTCGCGGTTAACTGAGATCGGTCGCCTCACACACCAGTGGCGGCTGGCCTATTCGCTGCCGATGGAGGACACCCGTTCGGGCAGTCGCCGCGAATC contains:
- the hisG gene encoding ATP phosphoribosyltransferase — encoded protein: MAAPNNPDIIFAIPSKGSLFEGTLKFLSNAGLSVKYESQRQYTARLGGIEGVSVLFQRAEEITSKVAGGAADIGLTGEDLFREQALNSDHLPLILRELGYGHARLVVAVPATWIDVASMEDLAELALAFRLKHQRTLRIATKFPNLARDFLARQGVTDYVLVESLGATESAPSSGTADLIIDLTTSGKTLSDNHLKVIKDGIVVSSQACLIGSRRIATWDEARLERLETFLDMIESYLRGRDTFNIQAAIERSRLTEIGRLTHQWRLAYSLPMEDTRSGSRRESPFVVIRMTCPRANLHELVRHLRRCGAEEVIVTRPEYVYREQSESFQRLMHSIKKGAAEPGEY